In one Nocardioides sp. NBC_00368 genomic region, the following are encoded:
- a CDS encoding sensor histidine kinase: protein MARRRITLGDAGIAAGVAVAQLAAALSGGHPASGNDLLGYAALVASALVLVLRRRAPIAVLVVSGACGLAFQALGFDVAVIAFLVAVYSAVREGHRLVTVIAAVVMQSGLFLVAYAATGDLGAASEQARGALEIAWLIAAGAAGEALRQAERRADEAERTREAAAQRRADDERLHIARELHDSLTHQISVIKVQSEAAVHVAQRRGEEVPESLLAIREAGREAARELRATLTALRDDDPNPPRGLEDVRDLVGSAGATGLEVTLTVDGQPGTVPAAVGRTAYRIVQESLTNVTRHAAATTASVRIDHRPDSIGIRVEDNGTGAPAATVPGVGLLGMRERVAALGGQLRAQPREEGGFMVEARLPVERTS from the coding sequence AACGACCTGCTCGGCTATGCCGCGCTGGTCGCGAGCGCTCTGGTCCTCGTCCTCCGGCGCCGGGCGCCGATCGCCGTGCTGGTCGTCAGTGGTGCGTGCGGCCTCGCATTCCAGGCGCTCGGCTTCGACGTCGCGGTGATCGCGTTCCTGGTCGCTGTCTACTCGGCGGTGCGCGAGGGCCATCGGCTGGTCACCGTGATCGCCGCGGTGGTGATGCAGAGCGGACTCTTCCTGGTGGCGTACGCCGCCACGGGCGACCTCGGCGCCGCCTCCGAGCAGGCGCGGGGAGCTCTCGAGATCGCCTGGCTGATCGCGGCGGGCGCGGCCGGCGAGGCGCTTCGGCAGGCCGAGCGGCGTGCCGACGAGGCCGAGCGCACCCGCGAGGCCGCCGCCCAGCGTCGGGCCGACGACGAGCGGCTCCACATCGCCCGCGAGCTGCACGACTCCCTCACCCACCAGATCTCGGTCATCAAGGTGCAGTCCGAGGCCGCCGTCCACGTGGCGCAGCGGCGCGGCGAGGAGGTCCCCGAGTCGCTGCTGGCGATCCGGGAGGCCGGGCGCGAGGCGGCCCGCGAGCTCCGGGCGACGCTGACGGCACTGCGTGACGACGATCCGAACCCGCCGCGGGGGCTCGAGGACGTACGCGATCTGGTGGGGTCCGCCGGGGCGACCGGGCTGGAGGTCACGCTGACCGTCGACGGACAGCCGGGCACGGTGCCTGCGGCGGTGGGCCGGACGGCCTATCGGATCGTCCAGGAGTCGCTGACCAACGTGACCCGTCATGCCGCGGCCACCACCGCGTCGGTCCGCATCGACCATCGGCCCGACTCCATCGGCATCCGGGTCGAGGACAACGGCACCGGGGCCCCGGCCGCGACCGTCCCCGGCGTCGGTCTGCTCGGGATGCGAGAGCGGGTCGCCGCCCTCGGAGGTCAGCTGCGGGCACAACCCCGCGAGGAGGGCGGTTTCATGGTCGAGGCGCGGCTGCCGGTGGAGCGTACGTCGTGA
- a CDS encoding response regulator transcription factor: MIRVLLVDDQPLIRSGFRAFLNLEDDIEVVAEAANGVEAVALAREHLPDVAMVDIQMPVADGLEATRRIAADPSLGGVHVVILTNYGMDEYVLEALRAGAAGFLVKDIQPEDFVHAVRVAARGDALLAPSVTRALIDQYVAQPSPADAPLGLAELTNREREAVGLVARGMTNAEVAESMVISVLTAKTHINRAMTKLHARDRAQLVVIAYESGLVAPRAPRRA; this comes from the coding sequence GTGATCCGGGTGCTCCTGGTCGACGACCAGCCGCTCATCCGGAGCGGGTTCCGGGCCTTTCTCAACCTCGAGGACGACATCGAGGTGGTCGCCGAGGCGGCCAACGGCGTCGAGGCGGTGGCGCTCGCCCGTGAGCACCTGCCCGACGTGGCGATGGTCGACATCCAGATGCCCGTGGCCGACGGCCTCGAGGCGACCCGGCGCATCGCCGCCGACCCTTCTCTGGGCGGCGTGCACGTGGTGATCCTGACCAACTACGGGATGGACGAGTACGTCCTCGAGGCCCTGCGTGCCGGCGCCGCCGGGTTCCTCGTCAAGGACATCCAGCCGGAGGACTTCGTCCACGCCGTCCGGGTCGCCGCCCGAGGCGACGCGCTGCTCGCGCCGTCGGTCACCCGCGCGCTGATCGACCAGTACGTCGCCCAGCCCTCGCCCGCCGACGCACCCCTCGGGCTCGCCGAGCTCACCAACCGGGAGCGCGAGGCGGTCGGCCTGGTCGCTCGGGGCATGACCAACGCCGAGGTCGCCGAGTCCATGGTGATCAGCGTGCTGACCGCGAAGACCCACATCAACCGGGCCATGACGAAGCTGCACGCGCGTGACCGCGCCCAGCTCGTCGTCATCGCCTACGAGTCGGGGCTGGTCGCTCCTAGAGCTCCACGCCGAGCATGA
- a CDS encoding UDP-N-acetylmuramate dehydrogenase produces MSESLSSYTTFHLGGPAAEFVTATTEAEIIEAVTAADAAGKDVLVLGGGSNLVVSDAGFPGTVVKLATTGIAVETVEGGVLVTVAAGETWDDFVTTAVDKGWSGVEALSGIPGSVGATPIQNVGAYGQDVSQTITSVTVFDRELREVRSFTAEECGFGYRWSRFKATPGRHVVLEVTFRLGTDGETGSPIAYAQLAGALGVEQGTRVPSKQIREAVLALRRSKGMVIDEADHDTWSAGSFFTNPVVAPEDVPEGAPAYPQPDGTVKTSAAWLIDHAGFKKGHGNGRVSLSTKHTLALTNRGEGTTEDLLALAREVRDGVEAAYGIVLVNEPVMLGVEL; encoded by the coding sequence GTGTCTGAGTCGCTCTCCAGCTACACCACCTTCCATCTCGGCGGCCCGGCGGCGGAGTTCGTCACCGCGACCACCGAGGCGGAGATCATCGAGGCCGTGACCGCGGCCGACGCGGCGGGCAAGGACGTGCTCGTCCTCGGCGGCGGCAGCAACCTGGTCGTCTCTGACGCCGGCTTCCCGGGCACCGTCGTCAAGCTGGCGACCACGGGCATCGCGGTGGAGACGGTCGAGGGTGGCGTACTCGTCACGGTAGCGGCGGGCGAGACCTGGGACGACTTCGTGACCACCGCCGTCGACAAGGGCTGGAGCGGGGTCGAGGCACTCTCCGGCATCCCCGGCAGCGTGGGCGCTACCCCGATCCAGAACGTCGGCGCGTACGGCCAGGACGTCTCCCAGACCATCACCTCGGTCACGGTGTTCGACCGTGAGCTTCGCGAGGTGCGGAGCTTCACCGCCGAGGAGTGCGGCTTCGGCTACCGCTGGTCGCGGTTCAAGGCCACTCCCGGGCGCCACGTGGTCCTCGAGGTCACCTTCCGGCTCGGCACCGACGGCGAGACCGGGTCCCCGATCGCGTACGCCCAGCTGGCCGGCGCCCTCGGCGTCGAGCAGGGCACCCGGGTGCCGTCCAAGCAGATCCGTGAGGCCGTCCTGGCACTGCGTCGCAGCAAGGGCATGGTCATCGACGAGGCCGACCACGACACCTGGTCGGCGGGCTCGTTCTTCACCAACCCCGTGGTCGCGCCCGAGGACGTGCCCGAGGGTGCTCCGGCCTACCCACAGCCCGACGGCACCGTGAAGACCTCCGCCGCCTGGCTCATCGACCACGCCGGGTTCAAGAAGGGGCACGGCAACGGGAGGGTCTCGCTCTCCACGAAGCACACCCTCGCGCTCACCAACCGCGGCGAAGGCACGACCGAGGACCTGCTCGCCCTGGCGCGGGAGGTGCGTGACGGGGTCGAGGCTGCGTACGGGATCGTGCTCGTCAACGAGCCCGTCATGCTCGGCGTGGAGCTCTAG
- a CDS encoding MaoC/PaaZ C-terminal domain-containing protein, with the protein MMTTIEAGAELAPKTYPVTRASLVRYAGASGDFNPIHWSDRIATAVGLPGVIAHGMFTMALVARAVSEWTDGAEVVDFGAKFTNPVVVPDDDEGTSVTVSGTVKSVEDGLATIALTVVSTSSTTGEAQKVLGMPKVSVRV; encoded by the coding sequence CTGATGACGACGATCGAAGCGGGCGCCGAGCTGGCCCCGAAGACCTACCCGGTGACCCGGGCGTCGCTGGTCCGCTACGCGGGTGCGAGCGGTGACTTCAACCCGATCCACTGGTCCGACCGGATCGCCACCGCCGTCGGTCTCCCCGGGGTGATCGCCCATGGCATGTTCACGATGGCGCTCGTCGCCCGAGCCGTCTCGGAGTGGACCGACGGCGCCGAGGTCGTCGACTTCGGTGCGAAGTTCACCAACCCGGTCGTCGTGCCCGATGACGACGAGGGCACGTCGGTGACGGTCAGTGGCACCGTGAAGTCGGTCGAGGACGGGCTGGCGACGATCGCCCTGACCGTGGTCTCGACAAGCTCGACCACCGGGGAAGCCCAGAAGGTCCTCGGCATGCCGAAGGTCTCCGTACGTGTCTGA
- a CDS encoding FAS1-like dehydratase domain-containing protein, producing MAVDGSLVGRAFPPTRPYRVTDEKVREFAAATGVGWESGDPVPATFPIVLAFDAMNAFLDDVEVELSRIVHGEQKFSYARPIAPGDVLTATLSVASLRQIGGNDIIGTVSEITDDSGAVVCTTSATLVHRAAEVA from the coding sequence ATGGCAGTTGATGGGTCGCTCGTAGGGCGCGCGTTTCCTCCGACCAGGCCCTATCGGGTCACCGACGAGAAGGTGCGGGAGTTCGCTGCCGCCACCGGTGTGGGCTGGGAGAGCGGTGACCCGGTTCCCGCGACGTTCCCGATCGTGCTCGCCTTCGACGCGATGAACGCGTTCCTCGACGATGTCGAGGTGGAGCTGTCGCGGATCGTGCACGGCGAGCAGAAGTTCTCCTACGCCCGGCCGATCGCGCCGGGTGACGTGCTGACCGCGACCCTCAGCGTCGCCTCGCTGCGCCAGATCGGTGGCAACGACATCATCGGCACGGTCTCGGAGATCACCGACGACTCCGGTGCGGTCGTGTGCACCACGTCCGCCACCCTGGTCCACCGAGCGGCGGAGGTCGCCTGA
- the rpmG gene encoding 50S ribosomal protein L33, with translation MASKSSDVRPKITLACTECKERNYISKKNRRNDPDRIELNKYCPRCRKHTAHRETR, from the coding sequence GTGGCCAGCAAGAGCAGCGACGTTCGCCCGAAGATCACCCTCGCTTGCACCGAGTGCAAGGAGCGGAACTACATCTCGAAGAAGAACCGTCGGAACGACCCCGACCGCATCGAGCTCAACAAGTACTGCCCGCGTTGCCGCAAGCACACCGCGCACCGCGAGACCCGCTGA
- a CDS encoding amidase produces the protein MARVHAFTDDVLGTLDAVGVAEGLRRGDFSTLEVVEAAIARIESVDPALAAMAYRTFDRARIQARAPRAGFFAGVPTLIKDNTDVAGVPTRNGTDSYVMPPASRNGEMTKLLFKLGLLSLGKTQLSEFGFSGTAEHARLGAVRNPWDTGRVAGASSAGSGALVAAGAVPMAHGNDGGGSIRIPAGACGLVGLKPTRDRLPQDPLYGLLPLKIVTDGVLTRSVRDTAAFFREAEKAHHTSLPPIGNVTGPGSKRLRFAVFTGALGREASPEVAELTLKTAAVLEELGHTVETVPPPVPETFADDFVLYWGTLAVALVNAGPLRGKTWDRQRLDNLTVGLAQHTMRNAKHVPAAIVRLRKAQAIAEGFHAAYDVVLTPTVAHETPEIGRLAPSQAYDLVMKRLMDWVAFTPWQNVTGGPAVSLPVQQTLAGLPQGMMFGAAPGRERMLLELSYELEEAMGFARIWEPGRSAEDPADLG, from the coding sequence ATGGCTCGCGTGCACGCCTTCACCGACGACGTACTCGGCACTCTCGACGCGGTCGGGGTCGCCGAGGGTCTTCGGCGCGGAGACTTCAGCACGCTGGAGGTCGTCGAAGCGGCGATCGCCCGGATCGAGTCGGTCGACCCCGCGCTCGCCGCGATGGCCTACCGCACCTTCGACCGGGCGCGGATCCAGGCGCGGGCTCCCCGGGCCGGCTTCTTCGCGGGCGTGCCCACCCTGATCAAGGACAACACCGACGTCGCCGGGGTGCCCACCAGGAACGGCACGGATTCGTACGTCATGCCGCCGGCCTCACGCAACGGCGAGATGACCAAGCTGCTCTTCAAGCTCGGCCTGCTGTCGCTGGGCAAGACCCAGCTCTCCGAGTTCGGCTTCTCGGGCACCGCCGAGCACGCGCGGCTCGGGGCGGTGCGCAACCCGTGGGACACCGGCCGCGTGGCCGGTGCCTCGTCGGCCGGCTCGGGTGCGCTGGTGGCCGCCGGGGCGGTGCCGATGGCCCACGGCAACGACGGTGGTGGCTCGATCCGGATCCCCGCGGGCGCCTGTGGGCTGGTCGGCCTCAAGCCGACCCGCGACCGGCTGCCGCAGGACCCGCTCTACGGGCTGCTGCCGCTCAAGATCGTCACCGACGGCGTCCTGACCCGGTCGGTGCGCGACACCGCCGCCTTCTTCCGGGAGGCGGAGAAGGCGCACCACACCTCGTTGCCGCCGATCGGGAACGTCACCGGTCCCGGCTCGAAGCGGCTCCGCTTCGCGGTCTTCACCGGTGCGCTCGGGCGCGAGGCGAGCCCCGAGGTCGCCGAGCTGACGCTGAAGACGGCGGCGGTCCTGGAGGAGCTGGGCCACACCGTCGAGACGGTGCCCCCTCCGGTGCCCGAGACCTTCGCCGACGACTTCGTCCTCTACTGGGGCACGCTCGCCGTCGCCCTGGTCAACGCCGGCCCGCTGCGCGGCAAGACCTGGGACCGCCAGCGGCTCGACAACCTCACCGTCGGCCTGGCCCAGCACACGATGAGGAACGCCAAGCACGTCCCGGCCGCCATCGTCCGGCTCCGCAAGGCACAGGCGATCGCGGAGGGGTTCCATGCTGCGTACGACGTCGTCCTGACGCCCACCGTCGCGCACGAGACCCCGGAGATCGGCCGGCTGGCGCCGAGCCAGGCCTACGACCTGGTGATGAAGCGGCTGATGGACTGGGTCGCGTTCACGCCGTGGCAGAACGTCACCGGTGGGCCGGCGGTGTCGCTGCCGGTGCAGCAGACGCTCGCCGGGCTGCCCCAGGGGATGATGTTCGGGGCCGCTCCAGGACGGGAAAGAATGCTCCTCGAGCTGTCCTACGAGCTCGAGGAAGCGATGGGTTTCGCGCGTATCTGGGAGCCCGGCAGGAGCGCCGAGGACCCCGCTGACCTGGGGTGA
- a CDS encoding LrgB family protein: protein MSAILWLFVTVAAYELGRWLRKRTRSPLAQPVAVAIVIVGTLLTVSGTSYGDYADATTLISFLLGPATVALAIPLYHQVSRLKGMVMPVLVALSAGAVVSIVSGILLVRWLGGSDVLERTMAPKAVTTPVAIELADRLGGYPELSAAFAIVIGIIAAMVAPRVLTLLRIRDPRARGVAVGAVSHGIGTARMLEESQVEGAFSGLAMGLTAVVTCLMVPLVAYFLL, encoded by the coding sequence GTGAGCGCCATCCTGTGGCTGTTCGTGACGGTGGCTGCGTACGAGCTGGGGCGGTGGCTCCGCAAGCGCACCCGCTCGCCGCTGGCGCAGCCGGTGGCGGTCGCGATCGTGATCGTCGGCACGCTGCTGACGGTCAGTGGCACGTCCTACGGCGACTATGCCGATGCCACGACCCTGATCAGCTTCCTGCTCGGCCCGGCGACGGTCGCGCTGGCGATCCCGCTCTACCACCAGGTCTCGCGGCTGAAGGGGATGGTGATGCCGGTCCTGGTCGCGCTGAGCGCCGGCGCAGTGGTGTCGATCGTCAGCGGCATCCTGCTGGTGCGCTGGCTCGGCGGCAGCGACGTGCTGGAGCGGACGATGGCTCCGAAGGCGGTGACGACGCCGGTGGCGATCGAGCTGGCCGACCGCCTCGGCGGCTATCCGGAGCTGTCGGCGGCCTTCGCGATCGTGATCGGGATCATCGCCGCGATGGTCGCGCCGCGGGTGCTGACCCTGCTCCGGATCCGTGACCCGCGAGCCCGAGGCGTTGCCGTCGGCGCCGTCTCCCACGGCATCGGCACCGCCCGGATGCTGGAGGAGAGCCAGGTCGAGGGTGCCTTCTCCGGGCTGGCGATGGGGCTCACCGCGGTCGTGACGTGTCTCATGGTTCCGCTGGTGGCGTACTTCCTCCTCTGA
- a CDS encoding CidA/LrgA family protein, translated as MIVGLLWLLGCQLAGTAIVELTGIPLPGPVVGMLLLFVALLLRRRDGEDDPIIQVGDYFLSHLQLFFIPAGVGVIAYVALIRDSAVPIVVALLGSWLLGLATVGWVLNLFLRRVSAAAGTEGAPGEEIE; from the coding sequence GTGATCGTCGGCCTGCTCTGGCTGCTCGGGTGCCAGCTGGCCGGAACCGCGATCGTCGAGCTGACCGGGATCCCGCTGCCCGGCCCCGTCGTGGGGATGCTGCTGCTCTTCGTCGCGCTGCTCCTGCGCCGCCGTGACGGCGAGGACGACCCGATCATCCAGGTCGGCGACTACTTCCTCTCCCACCTGCAGCTCTTCTTCATCCCGGCCGGCGTCGGCGTGATCGCCTACGTCGCGCTCATCCGCGACTCGGCGGTGCCGATCGTCGTCGCGCTGCTGGGCTCCTGGCTCCTCGGGCTGGCGACCGTGGGCTGGGTGCTCAACCTCTTCCTCCGCCGGGTGTCCGCGGCTGCCGGCACCGAGGGCGCGCCGGGGGAGGAGATCGAGTGA
- a CDS encoding ROK family protein — protein sequence MSDESADPGVVLAVAVGRSRSQAAVFDLAGRELAGDTRDHEVGISAEALMPEIVERMTKMVASIDLPVLAIGMSLPGVVNPDLGMSIDTPAMGGWDGVQLAPYFTSLTDAPLILAHDAHALARSELFNSDHPVRNALVIKASTGLGMGIIVDGKVVTGALGAAGEIGHTRIDAAGDRPCRCGSTGCLETVASGWALAQRLTDSGVPAGHVRDLVAAALAGDAVARGLLREGGRQLGEVVATAVNLLNPEVVVIGGDMAGAFDLYTAGVRESVYARANPIATRELTFMAQLHGDSSGLVGCAAMAIESIAS from the coding sequence GTGAGTGACGAATCCGCAGACCCAGGGGTCGTGCTGGCCGTGGCGGTGGGCCGCAGCCGTAGCCAGGCGGCGGTCTTCGACCTCGCCGGCCGCGAGCTGGCCGGCGACACCCGCGACCACGAGGTCGGCATCTCCGCCGAGGCGCTGATGCCCGAGATCGTCGAGCGGATGACCAAGATGGTGGCCTCGATCGACCTGCCGGTGCTGGCGATCGGGATGAGCCTTCCCGGCGTGGTCAACCCCGACCTCGGGATGAGCATCGACACCCCCGCGATGGGCGGTTGGGACGGCGTCCAGCTGGCGCCCTACTTCACCTCGCTGACCGACGCGCCGCTGATCCTCGCCCACGACGCCCATGCGCTGGCGCGCTCGGAGCTCTTCAACTCCGACCATCCCGTACGCAACGCCCTTGTCATCAAGGCCTCGACCGGCCTCGGCATGGGCATCATCGTCGACGGCAAGGTGGTCACCGGTGCCCTCGGGGCTGCGGGCGAGATCGGCCACACCCGCATCGACGCCGCCGGCGACCGGCCCTGCCGCTGCGGCTCGACCGGCTGCCTGGAGACGGTCGCGTCGGGCTGGGCGCTGGCCCAGCGGCTGACCGACTCCGGCGTTCCCGCCGGTCACGTACGCGACCTGGTGGCCGCCGCGCTCGCCGGCGACGCCGTGGCGCGCGGGCTGCTGCGCGAGGGCGGGCGACAGCTCGGCGAGGTCGTGGCCACGGCCGTCAACCTGCTCAACCCCGAGGTCGTCGTCATCGGCGGTGACATGGCCGGTGCCTTCGACCTCTACACGGCCGGGGTGCGGGAGAGCGTCTACGCCCGCGCCAACCCGATCGCCACCCGCGAGCTCACCTTCATGGCCCAGCTGCACGGGGACTCCTCGGGCTTGGTCGGCTGCGCCGCGATGGCCATCGAATCCATCGCCTCGTGA
- a CDS encoding pirin family protein — protein MTNLDAHPTPVECVGGTGDEGVEIQIITPRDVPLGGPRAMNVRRTLPARARSLIGAWCFLDHYGPDDVVVSGGMEVPPHPHTGLATVSWLFTGEIEHRDSVGTVAMVRPGEVNLMTAGRGISHSENSTPEATVLHGAQLWLALPDEFRDVEPAFENHAPTPIERDGATVRVFLGSLLGATSPVRTYSEILGAEILLEPGTRLEIPVESRFEHGVLVDTGEVEMTGVGPSGPASATVEKDSLAYAPPGATTLVLQAGEAWTRLLLLGGPPFGESIIMWWNFVGRTHDEVVGYRQEWQDQVTRGGGEVVEDSQDLAAGRFGVVEDNHQRPIPAPPLPNARLRSRS, from the coding sequence ATGACCAACCTGGATGCCCACCCCACCCCTGTCGAGTGTGTCGGTGGCACCGGCGACGAAGGCGTCGAGATCCAGATCATCACTCCGCGAGACGTGCCTCTGGGTGGTCCTCGGGCGATGAACGTACGCCGCACCCTGCCCGCCCGCGCGCGCTCGCTGATCGGCGCGTGGTGCTTCCTGGACCACTACGGTCCCGACGACGTCGTGGTCTCCGGCGGGATGGAGGTGCCGCCCCACCCGCACACCGGGCTGGCGACGGTCTCCTGGCTGTTCACCGGGGAGATCGAGCACCGTGACTCGGTCGGCACCGTGGCGATGGTGCGCCCGGGCGAGGTCAACCTGATGACCGCAGGGCGCGGCATCTCCCACTCGGAGAACTCGACGCCCGAGGCGACCGTCCTGCACGGGGCGCAGCTGTGGCTCGCGCTGCCGGACGAGTTCCGCGACGTCGAGCCGGCCTTCGAGAACCACGCGCCGACGCCGATCGAGCGCGACGGGGCGACCGTCAGGGTCTTCCTGGGGTCGCTCCTGGGCGCCACGTCCCCCGTGCGCACCTACTCCGAGATCCTCGGCGCCGAGATCCTGCTCGAGCCCGGCACCCGGCTGGAGATCCCGGTCGAGAGCCGGTTCGAGCACGGCGTACTCGTGGACACGGGTGAGGTCGAGATGACCGGCGTGGGCCCGTCCGGGCCGGCCTCGGCCACGGTGGAGAAGGACTCGCTGGCGTACGCCCCTCCGGGCGCCACCACCCTGGTCCTGCAGGCCGGTGAGGCATGGACCCGGCTGCTCCTGCTCGGCGGTCCGCCGTTCGGCGAGTCGATCATCATGTGGTGGAACTTCGTCGGGCGCACGCACGACGAGGTCGTCGGCTACCGCCAGGAGTGGCAGGACCAGGTCACCCGCGGAGGTGGCGAGGTGGTCGAGGACTCCCAGGACCTGGCCGCAGGGCGTTTCGGTGTGGTCGAGGACAACCACCAGAGGCCCATCCCGGCACCTCCGCTGCCCAACGCGCGTCTCCGCTCGCGGTCTTAG
- a CDS encoding glycosyltransferase — translation MPHDVAVLIAQLANFVGPTSGGMKTALEALARGYVEAGHDRLLVVPGPYDAVTSTDLGEVVQLRAPRVGGGYRLIIEPWRVTDVLTRYRPTSLEVSDKFTMLPVSRWARRQGIGTVLFSHERLDEYMPTYTGMDTTSKVSTALLNRMLVRSFDQVLVTSDYARHEFEPLAAAVGCPIAQVPLGVDLDFFRPSLGHRDDTLRIVHVGRLSREKSPDLAVATAVELHRRGFDVRMDVYGDGPHRAEIEALAAGAPIVFHGHVSDRHRIARALAEADVALSVCPRETFGLAVLEALASGTPVVTADRGGARELIDPRCGAWAPAHPAALADAVIDVAERPVVATRHAARERAEQFPWARTIEEMLALHESLAQETAPTYLLAPSRQRQAARRARRYA, via the coding sequence ATGCCACACGATGTGGCCGTGCTCATCGCTCAGCTCGCGAACTTCGTCGGCCCCACCTCCGGAGGGATGAAGACGGCTCTGGAGGCCCTCGCCCGCGGATACGTCGAAGCGGGCCACGACCGGCTTCTCGTCGTCCCCGGCCCGTACGACGCGGTCACCTCGACCGACCTCGGCGAGGTGGTGCAGCTGAGAGCGCCACGCGTGGGCGGCGGCTATCGGCTGATCATCGAGCCGTGGCGGGTGACCGACGTGCTGACCCGCTACCGCCCGACGAGTCTCGAGGTCAGCGACAAGTTCACGATGCTCCCGGTCTCCCGCTGGGCGAGGCGCCAGGGCATCGGGACGGTGCTCTTCTCCCACGAGCGGCTCGACGAGTACATGCCCACCTACACCGGCATGGACACCACCTCGAAGGTCTCCACGGCGCTCCTCAACCGGATGCTGGTGCGCTCCTTCGACCAGGTGCTGGTCACCTCCGACTACGCCCGGCACGAGTTCGAGCCGCTGGCCGCCGCCGTCGGCTGCCCGATCGCCCAGGTGCCGCTGGGCGTCGACCTGGACTTCTTCCGGCCCTCCCTCGGGCACCGCGACGACACCCTGCGGATCGTCCACGTCGGCCGCCTCTCCCGGGAGAAGTCGCCCGATCTCGCCGTCGCGACCGCCGTCGAGCTGCACCGCCGCGGGTTCGACGTACGCATGGACGTCTACGGCGATGGGCCGCACCGTGCCGAGATCGAGGCCCTCGCCGCCGGCGCGCCGATCGTCTTCCACGGCCACGTCTCCGACCGCCACCGGATCGCCCGTGCGCTGGCCGAGGCCGACGTCGCACTCTCGGTCTGCCCCCGCGAGACCTTCGGGCTCGCCGTCCTCGAGGCCCTCGCCAGCGGTACGCCCGTGGTGACCGCCGATCGCGGCGGCGCCCGCGAGCTCATCGACCCCCGGTGCGGAGCCTGGGCCCCTGCCCACCCGGCGGCGCTGGCCGACGCGGTGATCGACGTCGCCGAGCGACCGGTGGTGGCGACCCGCCACGCGGCCCGGGAGCGGGCAGAGCAGTTCCCGTGGGCGCGCACGATCGAGGAGATGCTGGCGCTCCACGAGAGCCTCGCGCAGGAGACCGCGCCGACCTATCTCCTCGCGCCTTCGCGGCAGCGGCAGGCGGCTCGTCGGGCTCGGCGTTACGCATGA